From the genome of Impatiens glandulifera chromosome 9, dImpGla2.1, whole genome shotgun sequence, one region includes:
- the LOC124915677 gene encoding uncharacterized protein LOC124915677, whose protein sequence is MSDAAADLPWLRPSISPAAPCFKSLYKQNSWSPDAYRDEAWKRRKGSHGVRSRRRSKSVTDEDLNELKACIELGFGFDSPEIDHRLSNTLPAYSLYYAVNKQYKDVVCRETSSSGSECESPPCSSMGSPNPHTMFVGPGEKPETVKTRLRQWAQVVACSVRESSH, encoded by the exons ATGTCGGACGCCGCCGCCGATCTACCCTGGCTCCGGCCGTCGATTTCACCGGCAGCGCCCTGCTTCAAGTCTCTTTATAAGCAGAATTCGTGGTCACCAGACGCCTACCGTGATGAGGCCTGGAAAAGAAGGAAAGGAAGTCACGGCGTTCGAAGCCGCCGCCGGAGCAAAAGTGTCACCGACGAAGATTTGAACGAGTTGAAAGCTTGCATTGAATTGGGATTCGGATTCGATTCGCCGGAAATTGATCACCGATTATCGAACACACTACCGGCTTACAGTCTCTATTATGCAGTCAATAAACAGTACAAGGATGTTGTTTGTAGAGAAACATCATCGTCTGGTTCTGAGTGCGAATCGCCGCCGTGTTCTTCCATGGGAAGTCCGAATCCTCACACCATGTTTGTCGGTCCAG GAGAAAAACCGGAGACGGTGAAGACGAGATTGAGGCAGTGGGCGCAGGTGGTGGCTTGTTCGGTGAGGGAGTCTTCACATTGa